From one Amaranthus tricolor cultivar Red isolate AtriRed21 chromosome 17, ASM2621246v1, whole genome shotgun sequence genomic stretch:
- the LOC130804176 gene encoding uncharacterized protein LOC130804176 gives MKDIDTKRPKRLDLDAPLMSARRANLTCATSTALLRANSLRASRERVPFSWEQSPGKPKDLMVRSRGDYGVEQGVFLPLPKPPLIRWQERGHPTLNYVRDYGSDDRINQINHHENDDDTSFSDAIDLFSLAESLNFSERFNLEGDIARSNEGSFSPNFMIQRFLPAATALAASSLSALAANKELLRSDHTKLSHDGCSKILSKGCGFQYFFPWRAKHKLCGVKSPVRRVRSSVTRF, from the coding sequence ATGAAGGACATTGATACGAAACGCCCTAAAAGGCTAGATCTCGATGCACCCCTCATGTCAGCAAGACGCGCCAATCTTACTTGTGCGACTAGCACTGCCCTGTTACGTGCAAATTCACTACGTGCCTCGCGTGAACGAGTGCCCTTTTCGTGGGAGCAAAGTCCCGGTAAGCCTAAAGATTTGATGGTAAGAAGTCGAGGTGATTATGGTGTTGAACAAGGCGTGTTTTTGCCTCTTCCTAAGCCACCTCTTATTCGTTGGCAAGAACGAGGCCACCCTACACTGAACTATGTTCGAGATTATGGTTCTGATGATCGtattaatcaaattaatcaccatgaaaatgatgatgatactAGTTTTTCGGATGCTATAGACTTGTTTTCTTTAGCAGAGTCGTTGAATTTCAGTGAACGATTCAATTTAGAAGGCGACATTGCTAGAAGTAACGAAGGATCGTTCTCGCCTAATTTCATGATTCAGAGATTTCTTCCTGCAGCAACTGCATTGGCTGCTTCTTCATTGTCTGCTTTAGCTGCCAACAAAGAACTACTAAGAAGTGATCATACTAAGCTTAGTCATGATGGTTGTAGTAAAATTCTATCTAAGGGTTGTGGTTTTCAATACTTTTTTCCTTGGCGTGCAAAACATAAG